The genomic segment CACCGCGTCTGTTTCAGCGCCGATGTCGATAGCTTCACCAGCATCAGGCCGCACCTCCCAGGCCGGCGAGCAGGCCGAAGGCGACCACGAGCCATGCGGCAAAGGCGAGGATCGTTGCTGGAAGCGCCCCGAGACGGAGCCTCATCAGGAGGTGGCAGACGACGACGCTGTAGCAGGCGAGCGCGATGGCGCCATAGATCATCGTCCAGCTCTCGGCCGCAGCATATTGCGGGCCGTGCTGGACCACTGCGATGCCGAGAGTAGCCAGCGCCACCGACGGCGCTGCGCCAAGCAGCCCGGCAAAGCTCTTCGGCCGCAGCATGTCACCGAAGATCGCGAAGACGGATACGATCAGACCGCCGGCGACGAAGCGCACGAGATACTCGGTCATGGTTGTCCCTCCGAGCCCTCGTGCCGCTGCCGTGACGCCGCCAGCGTGAACGGCCTGAGCAATCGCTCGACGATGATGCCGAGCGTGAAGCCTGCCACGACGTCGCTGGCCCAGTGCGCGAGCAGCGCGACCCGCGTCAGGGACAGCGCTACGGCAAAGGAGCGCGCCAGGCTGCGGCGAGCCGGCGGCAACAGACCGGCGGCCGAGGCAAGGGCGCCCATATGCACGGCGTGACCTGAGGGAAATGCGTCGCGGGCCCGCCCCGAAAAGGGAACACCGCGCCAGTGGCCGCTCACCGTCAGCCGGTCGGGCCTCGTTTGATCGAACACGGATTTCAAGACATGCGGCAACACGGCCGTCACCAGCGACACGATCAGGACGTGATCGGCCAAGGGGCGCTGCTGCGGATGCCGGAGGCGGGTGTAGAGCCATCCCGCCGCCGCGAGTGCGACCAGGATATGCTCGTCGGCACCCCAGGTCATGGCCTGGGCGGCATGCTCGAGCCCCGAGTTGGTATTGTGCGCGATCTCGTTGGCGATCGCCGTATCGATCCGGGTGGGTTTGACTGTTACTAAGGCCATCGGTCCGTCGGCGAGATATCCTCCATGACGGTTTTGTAAAGCCTGGAAACAAGGAAGGTTCCTGGGCGCAACCGACAGGCATCGCGCAGCGGCAG from the Bradyrhizobium sp. WBAH42 genome contains:
- a CDS encoding DUF3147 family protein, with product MTEYLVRFVAGGLIVSVFAIFGDMLRPKSFAGLLGAAPSVALATLGIAVVQHGPQYAAAESWTMIYGAIALACYSVVVCHLLMRLRLGALPATILAFAAWLVVAFGLLAGLGGAA
- a CDS encoding phosphatase PAP2 family protein, which translates into the protein MALVTVKPTRIDTAIANEIAHNTNSGLEHAAQAMTWGADEHILVALAAAGWLYTRLRHPQQRPLADHVLIVSLVTAVLPHVLKSVFDQTRPDRLTVSGHWRGVPFSGRARDAFPSGHAVHMGALASAAGLLPPARRSLARSFAVALSLTRVALLAHWASDVVAGFTLGIIVERLLRPFTLAASRQRHEGSEGQP